The Rhinolophus sinicus isolate RSC01 linkage group LG07, ASM3656204v1, whole genome shotgun sequence genomic interval GCTCCCTGGTGGTGGTGTCCTCACTGCTTGGTGCGTGcatggggggcagggagtggggatgCCACAGGCCTCAGTGCAGCCTGGATGGTgcagaaaggcttcctggaggagtggGAGCGGCTTGTGGCTGCTCAGCAGCTGCTGTCCCGTGCCCCCAGGCCGCGTGCCCACGTCCTTCTCCAGCCCCTATTCGGCGGCCAAATTCGCCCTGGATAGTTTCTTCGGCTCCCTGCGGCGGGAGCTGGACCTGCAGGACGTGAATGTGGCCATCACCATGTGCATCCTGGGCCTCCAGGATCGCGCCTCGGCTGCCGAGGGTATCAGGTAAGGCCAGGGGCTCGAgccgggggttgggggggtgggggcgccCAGCCTCAGCTgcagtccccaccactccctcccATCCCCAGGGGTGTCACAAGGGCCAAGGCGGCCCTGAGGCCCAAGGCAGCCCTGGCCGTGATCCGCGGAGGTGCCACGCGTGCCTCTGGTGTCTTCTACCCATGGCGCTTTCATCTGCTCTGCCTGATCCGGGCTTGGCTGCCACGCCCGAGGGCCTGGTTCATCCGCCAGGAGCTCAACATCACTGCTGCCGCCACTGCCTGAGCTCCTGGTGGTGGAGCCCCTTTATCTTCTTAGAGGAGGACCCTCCATCCAGCCATCCTGAAGCTGGGACATAAACCGAGACACCTCTGAGAAAGTGGCCCCGGCccaagacagaaaaggaaaaccaagaaaaactACCAGcccatggaaacaatgaaaactcCAGTGTGACAGCGGTGACTGTGTGCCAGTACCTTGTCAGGGACTTGAAAGGCATTAACTCAATCTTCTCAGATGATCCCTgcttccattttgcagatgagaaaactggggctcaGTCTCAGAGAGGTGATGTGTCTTGCCCCAGAGCCCTGGCCATATCAAACAGGTCGCACCATTGCTGAGCCACCCTTGGAACCTTCTCTGTCTCCCATCTGGAACcaccttatttcttctttctactcAATCTCCGAGCATCACCCAACCCTTGCCCCAAGCAAGGGAGAGCTGAAAAGCTGTCCACTCGATGGTAGGGGCCAAGGacggggaggagggaaagaactTGTTATGAGCTAGACTCAGCCTCctgtttcataataaaaatccTTCTTCCCTTACACATCTGTTGTTCAAATTCCTTGATCCTTCCCATTTGCTGACAGCACGCACAGAAGAGGGGAATGTATGTACTAGAACTCTTAACCCCATTTCAcaagtggagaaactgaggctgggagagaggtGGACTCACCCAGAAAGTCGGGCAGAATGAAGGGTACTGATCTTGGACTAAGTGCTTTGTTTGCTGCATTAAGTACATGGTTTGTGTACCAGTAATGATAACATGGGCGGGCACTACACAGTTGACATTCGTGATCTCAtggtctcattttacagatgagaaaactgaggcttagaggggaAGTCAATGGCAAAAGTGGGGATTCTGACACGGGACTATCACTCCTTAAGGCAAAATGTGGGCTGTCTGTGCGCCTCACTGACATTTACATCAATGAGTTGAAAATTCACACTTTCCCTAAAAGGGAAAACTAGAGGTGCTTGcataaagaaaaagcaattgtaaagataaaaactgtaaaa includes:
- the HSD11B1L gene encoding hydroxysteroid 11-beta-dehydrogenase 1-like protein isoform X4, with protein sequence MSSDLTDPGRAMKVLLLTGLGALFFAYYWADNFDPASLQGARVLLTGASAGVGEELAYHYARLGSHLVLTAHTEAFLQKVNFLSYVQLTSLALPSLTDSKGSLVVVSSLLGRVPTSFSSPYSAAKFALDSFFGSLRRELDLQDVNVAITMCILGLQDRASAAEGIRGVTRAKAALRPKAALAVIRGGATRASGVFYPWRFHLLCLIRAWLPRPRAWFIRQELNITAAATA
- the HSD11B1L gene encoding hydroxysteroid 11-beta-dehydrogenase 1-like protein isoform X5; the protein is MQVNFLSYVQLTSLALPSLTDSKGSLVVVSSLLGRVPTSFSSPYSAAKFALDSFFGSLRRELDLQDVNVAITMCILGLQDRASAAEGIRGVTRAKAALRPKAALAVIRGGATRASGVFYPWRFHLLCLIRAWLPRPRAWFIRQELNITAAATA